The proteins below come from a single Miscanthus floridulus cultivar M001 chromosome 1, ASM1932011v1, whole genome shotgun sequence genomic window:
- the LOC136471618 gene encoding uncharacterized protein gives MKRKIKHLQEADGMTASLHETLGNANPHYTRMAREKIAAREAARKATDARKAAMVEASWCRILRAARIQNKNAEEVMEKAMLHAAEAFEEARAMGVMMYDRPDCPHQQYEVESSSHTGAQSTHKVTASFQTAFQVDMEVSAAVKKAFVQLANSPDSAKREEFKELLWKISQNPDLTETGENSEDKQQLVDCSNEDTSVLKLNKENISSSCVSSDFNTTKVQESIGVVNIMLERLKALHEEELASLAVIVATSGLNAALQNERSKYHETGAENNIGAGSLRSQARRYSTAASFIGVQGPKKEVTSELPSLDKFLVKHLSKLEREVQEAREASRKSTSVKSVTQGAHSQFTGSNAKAPESTSDLSSILVKHVSKLEKEILEAKKINQRIHQVEGSCEDVKSNDKQLEFNKIQPEAENNCDLKGSCESKGSCKDSNHIKDNYDCVQEDKENKKWYSRQLPPSGAKDKQGGKRLTRVEAARLEALKSFCTIDGNTLDAGLDKIFIKPIHRLEKEKREAREGQINVQKHPQKLGQSATVTEGLDDILVKHVSRLEREKIGYQKKKDALGEGWTNVQKHPQKLGQSTTVTEGLDDILVKHVSRLEREKIDYQKRNALGEGWTNVPHDQRTNDNNGKSSDSLDQVLVKHVSRLEREKLEYEKRNALEGGTSVQDNRGIHCSNAAASDSLDQILVKHVSRLEKEKIEHEKDGGMILLKKSQTQCTNEAAGSLADIFVKRPTKLEQAKLASAAEAKPASGLNPVEERRRARQKELLDAWGGMGLGNSMKPHVSKIERDKAAWRIAEDEQKQMTAAREP, from the exons ATGAAGAGAAAGATCAAGcatcttcag GAAGCTGATGGAATGACTGCGTCCCTCCATGAGACTCTAGGAAATGCAAATCCTCACTATACTAGGATGGCAAGGGAGAAGATTGCAGCGAGAGAGGCAGCCAGAAAGGCAACAGATGCTCGCAAAGCTGCTATGGTTGAAGCTTCATGGTGCAGAATTCTTCGAGCAGCCAG GATCCAAAATAAAAATGCTGAGGAAGTTATGGAGAAGGCCATGCTACATGCGGCTGAAGCATTTGAGGAAGCTCGAGCAATGGGTGTGATGATGTATGACAGACCTGACTGTCCACATCAGCAGTATGAGGTGGAATCATCGTCGCATACTGGAGCACAATCAACCCATAAAGTTACCGCATCATTTCAGACAGCTTTTCAGGTTGATATGGAGGTTTCTGCTGCAGTCAAAAAGGCATTTGTTCAACTCGCAAACTCTCCAGATTCAGCAAAGAGAGAAGAGTTTAAGGAGCTATTATGGAAAATCAGCCAAAATCCTGATTTGACAGAGACTGGTGAGAATTCTGAAGATAAACAGCAGCTGGTTGACTGTAGCAATGAAGATACAAGTGTGTTGAAACTCAATAAAGAAAACATCAGCAGCAGCTGTGTTTCTTCTGATTTCAATACCACAAAAGTTCAAGAATCCATAGGTGTTGTTAACATTATGCTTGAAAGGCTAAAAGCTCTTCATGAAGAAGAGCTTGCCTCCTTAGCAGTCATTGTAGCTACATCTGGCCTTAATGCTGCACTTCAGAATGAAAGAAGCAAATATCATGAAACAGGCGCTGAGAACAACATTGGTGCTGGGTCACTCAGATCACAAGCAAGGAGGTATTCTACTGCAGCGAGTTTTATTGGTGTCCAAGGACCAAAGAAAGAAGTCACTTCTGAGTTACCAAGTCTGGATAAGTTCTTGGTGAAGCATCTTTCAAAACTTGAAAGAGAAGTTCAGGAAGCAAGAGAAGCAAGCAGAAAATCCACTTCAGTAAAGTCTGTCACACAAGGTGCCCACAGCCAATTTACAGGCAGCAATGCAAAGGCGCCAGAATCAACTTCAGACCTCAGCAGCATTCTGGTGAAGCATGTGTCTAAGCTCGAGAAGGAGATCCTTGAAGCAAAGAAGATCAACCAAAGAATTCACCAGGTGGAAGGAAGTTGCGAGGATGTCAAATCAAATGACAAACAATTGGAATTTAACAAGATTCAACCAGAAGCTGAAAATAACTGTGATTTAAAGGGAAGCTGTGAATCCAAGGGATCCTGTAAAGACAGCAATCACATAAAAGATAATTATGATTGTGTGCAAGAAGACAAAGAgaacaaaaaatggtattcacgTCAGCTACCACCCTCTGGTGCAAAGGACAAACAGGGTGGCAAGAGGTTAACTCGAGTTGAAGCTGCTAGGCTGGAAGCACTTAAATCATTTTGTACTATAGATGGCAACACATTAGATGCTGGCCTGGACAAGATCTTCATTAAGCCAATCCATAGATTGGAGAAGGAAAAGAGGGAAGCACGTGAAGGACAAATCAATGTGCAGAAACATCCCCAGAAGCTTGGTCAAAGTGCAACAGTGACAGAGGGCTTAGATGACATCTTAGTGAAGCATGTCTCAAGGCTGGAAAGAGAAAAGATTGGCTACCAAAAAAAGAAGGATGCACTGGGAGAAGGATGGACCAATGTGCAGAAACATCCCCAGAAGCTTGGTCAAAGCACAACTGTGACAGAGGGCTTAGATGATATCTTAGTGAAGCATGTATCAAGGCTGGAAAGAGAAAAGATTGATTACCAAAAGAGGAATGCACTGGGAGAAGGATGGACCAATGTGCCACATGATCAGCGGACGAATGATAACAATGGCAAATCATCTGATAGTTTGGATCAAGTCTTAGTGAAGCATGTAAGTCGACTGGAAAGGGAAAAGTTGGAATATGAAAAGAGGAATGCACTAGAAGGAGGAACAAGTGTGCAGGATAACAGGGGAATACACTGTAGCAATGCTGCAGCCTCTGATAGTTTAGATCAAATCTTAGTGAAACATGTCTCCAGACTTGAAAAGGAAAAGATAGAGCATGAAAAGGACGGTGGTATGATCCTGCTAAAGAAGAGTCAGACACAATGTACAAATGAAGCTGCAGGAAGCCTGGCTGACATCTTTGTCAAGCGTCCAACCAAGCTTGAGCAGGCGAAACTGGCTTCTGCTGCCGAGGCAAAACCAGCTAGTGGCTTGAACCCTGTCGAAGAGCGTAGAAGAGCTAGACAGAAGGAGCTTCTGGATGCGTGGGGAGGAATGGGTCTGGGGAACTCGATGAAGCCCCATGTATCAAAGATTGAGAGGGATAAG GCTGCTTGGAGGATAGCCGAGGATGAACAGAAGCAGATGACTGCTGCAAGGGAGCCATGA
- the LOC136471629 gene encoding uncharacterized protein — protein sequence MENKLASHWDMELLKMAMLRHEETFRQQVHELHRLYRVQKQLMGRPGRRRSSAAGARKGGGRRRRQPRRALDLHLRLPADECVVVTPPSAEDGLELTLAIGSSGGRCQRRRRDEPERTGTATPLASESDISGGSGSLTASESSTDTGGSAPYQIQRAMTPAFRLQEATTVPKVKPPPRSPWLVQCVSLEMA from the exons ATGGAGAATAAGCTTGCGAGTCACTGGGACATGGAGCTCCTGAAGATGGCCATGCTCAGGCACGAAGAGACCTTCAGGCAGCAG GTCCATGAATTACACCGGCTGTACCGCGTCCAGAAGCAGCTGATGGGCCGTCCAGGCCGTCGTCGGAGCTCAGCTGCCGGCGCCAGAaaaggcggcggccggcggcgcagGCAGCCGCGGCGCGCGCTGGACCTGCACCTGCGCCTCCCCGCCGACGAGTGCGTCGTCGTCACGCCACCGTCAGCGGAGGACGGGCTGGAGCTGACGCTAGCCATCGGCAGTAGTGGCGGTCGGTGCCAGAGGAGGCGGCGGGATGAGCCTGAGAGAACGGGCACCGCTACCCCCTTGGCCTCGGAGTCGGACATCTCCGGGGGGAGCGggagcctgacggcgtcggaatCGTCGACGGACACCGGCGGATCAGCACCATATCAGATTCAGAGGGCAATGACGCCGGCGTTCCGTCTCCAGGAAGCGACGACGGTGCCGAAGGTGAAGCCGCCACCGCGGTCACCGTGGCTCGTGCAGTGCGTCAGCCTCGAGATGGCGTGA
- the LOC136471646 gene encoding uncharacterized protein, giving the protein MGTAAADAMRRPRPKRVKRRIDAAIDHLAQYGFAEPQIRNIINNLLQLALHLRECPSGGARTRGCSPMLGSDQARPKGKIQHFACSAGDSSDSAFNRGAWSIQGVHSLRHQEETAAADAMRRPRPKRGERRIDAATDHLAQYGFAKPQIRNVIHDLLQLYGRDGWAFLEEGSYPIVLNRLLEEQAQQDQKQEAAAAEEASSQNGMEVSRVHGEAPNESRSALEVQASANSSLPLEYVLPVPPAKGRLMDAAIDHLAQYGFAKPQIRNVINNLLQLYGRDGWVFLEEGSYPIVLNRLLEEQAQQDQDEDGSTITDE; this is encoded by the exons ATGGGGACCGCAGCGGCCGACGCGATGAGGCGGCCGAGGCCCAAGAGAGTAAAACGCCGGATCGACGCCGCCATTGACCACCTCGCCCAGTACGGCTTCGCCGAGCCCCAAATCCGCAACATCATCAACAACCTCCTGCA ACTTGCTCTGCACCTCAGAGAGTGTCCATCGGGCGGGGCGCGGACCAGGGGTTGCAGCCCGATGCTCGGGTCGGATCAGGCGCGGCCTAAGGGAAAAATCC AGCACTTCGCCTGCTCTGCTGGAGACTCCTCTGACTCTGCATTCAATCGGGGAGCTTGGAGCATTCAAGGTGTTCACTCCCTCCGCCATCAGGAGGAGACAGCAGCGGCCGACGCGATGAGGCGGCCGAGGCCCAAGAGAGGAGAACGCCGGATCGACGCCGCCACTGACCACCTCGCTCAGTACGGCTTCGCCAAGCCCCAAATCCGCAACGTCATCCACGACCTCCTGCAG CTGTATGGGAGAGATGGGTGGGCGTTCCTAGAGGAGGGATCATACCCTATCGTGCTTAACAGACTCCTGGAAGAACAGGCGCAGCAGGATCAG AAACAAGAAGCAGCGGCTGCAGAAGAGGCATCATCGCAAAATGGTATGGAAGTCTCACGAGTGCATGGTGAGGCACCGAATGAATCACGGTCAGCCCTTGAAGTGCAAGCTTCTGCCAACAGTTCACTTCCCCTGGAATATGTACTGCCAGTGCCTCCAGCCAAAGGACGCCTGATGGACGCCGCCATTGACCACCTCGCCCAGTACGGCTTCGCCAAGCCCCAAATCCGCAACGTCATCAACAACCTCCTGCAG CTGTATGGGAGAGATGGGTGGGTCTTCCTGGAGGAGGGATCATACCCTATCGTGCTTAACAGACTCCTGGAAGAACAGGCGCAGCAGGATCAG GATGAAGATGGTTCCACCATAACTGATGAATGA
- the LOC136471659 gene encoding uncharacterized protein, with the protein MVLNRLLEEQAQQNQVNSLSSSPEGPGFESRSPRIAQTKKQEAAAAEEASPQNGMEVSRVHGEAPNESRSALELQASANSSPPPEHVLPMPPAKGPPCAGPPCYGWISEESETESEPEDGEMLSDAGPVIFAKKDIPNPVETLPSKRK; encoded by the exons ATGGTGCTTAACAGACTCCTGGAAGAACAGGCGCAGCAGAATCAGGTGAACTCCCTTTCTTCCTcgccggaaggtcctgggttcgagtcgcggtctcctcgcattgcacagacgaag AAACAAGAAGCAGCTGCTGCAGAAGAGGCATCACCACAAAATGGTATGGAAGTCTCACGAGTGCATGGTGAGGCACCGAATGAATCTCGGTCAGCCCTTGAACTGCAAGCTTCTGCCAACAGTTCACCTCCCCCGGAACATGTACTGCCAATGCCTCCAGCAAAAGGACCTCCTTGTGCAGGGCCTCCCTGCTATGGATGGATTAGTGAAGAGTCCGAGACTGAGAGTGAACCAGAGGATGGAGAAATGCTTTCTGATGCAGGGCCTGTAATTTTCGCCAAAAAGGATATACCAAATCCTGTGGAGACGTTGCCTTCTAAAAGGAAGTGA